A single genomic interval of Camelina sativa cultivar DH55 chromosome 11, Cs, whole genome shotgun sequence harbors:
- the LOC104725449 gene encoding DNA-directed RNA polymerase III subunit RPC5-like translates to MDFDDEPKPKEVAKTRRFAPGRAGKTKPKPKPEPSAAKPEQPASSQTESVSKSEHDVDAKSTGAAKVEPPEVYNGAVKMEIDPKVDKEPEIMETELIVEDQLPLQEEKMEEDDEEEEDVVVREIDVFFKPSIDANTQLYVLQYPLRPSWRPYEMDERCQEVRVNPSTSQVEIDLSMDVHSKNYDSTFGVNMTTQTLKTTWKQPPTLDYAVGVLSGDKLHLNPVHAVAQLRPSMQYLSSDGKKKQAESTEESVGTSKKQNKGVQASTDQKPNNEDNWVALTYHGLQSESCSKYLNGMMSNGNSSLDFNMSPGVYINELCRGGSNKNSESKETSKRVLLSLQLKERVQKLLCEGPPLLRYRVLKHYASEFSDEDFLEALQEYGWLVQGLWTPKTSLLKLDGPVGASRDYLLCLFSKKTTIKYSEVEAMGGLKDKAKTMLTAFAKERPLLNDWKFKEPTDVSFIKSYPAIVMEQDNFLAEKKEKLESVMSTQGGKSRANNRRNVVGKNASVTVKPEVPTTLSDKGGSSRNTIPRADGQKMPPELQRALPKALKKVFQTHKVCSYETICQGLRDLAVSTSNNPKADSGMAVNVALAVDAYQDNLREVISDVAVDIYGSFVSKSSPDHPEYDALRDVVIELLRDNPPGTRLMKAQVFTVGRTKLAREITNNEYIKVMHDICETNSSGWVLQKAR, encoded by the exons ATGGACTTTGATGATGAACCCAAGCCAAAGGAGGTTGCTAAAACCCGTAGATTCGCACCTGGCCGTGCCGGGAAGACTAAACCGAAACCTAAACCGGAACCTTCTGCAGCTAAACCGGAGCAGCCGGCGTCGTCACAAACTGAGTCTGTGAGCAAGAGTGAGCATGACGTTGATGCCAAGTCCACTGGTGCTGCTAAGGTTGAACCACCCGAGGTCTATAATGGTGCTGTGAAAATGGAGATTGATCCAAAAGTTGATAAAGAGCCGGAGATCATGGAAACTGAGTTGATTGTGGAAGATCAGCTTCCATTACAGGAGGAgaaaatggaagaagatgatgaagaagaagaagatgttgttgtTCGTGAAATCGATGTTTTCTTCAAACCGTCTATTGATGCTAATACTCAG CTTTATGTTCTACAATACCCTCTAAGACCGTCTTGGCGTCCATATGAAATGGATGAAAGATGCCAAGAA GTTAGAGTGAATCCTTCTACATCGCAAGTGGAAATTGATTTGTCTATGGATGTTCATTCGAAGAACTATGACTCCACGTTTGGAGTAAATATGACTACGCAG ACCTTGAAAACAACTTGGAAGCAGCCTCCTACGTTGGATTATGCTGTTGGGGTTCTTTCAGGTGATAAG TTACACTTGAACCCTGTTCATGCTGTTGCTCAGCTTCGACCGTCTATGCAGTATCTTTCATCTGACggcaaaaagaaacaagcagAATCCACTGAAGAATCTGTCGGAACATCCAAAAAACAG AACAAAGGAGTGCAGGCTTCGACGGATCAGAAACCAAATAATGAAGAT aatTGGGTTGCACTCACGTATCATGGACTTCAGTCCGAAAGTTGCTCCAAATATCTTAACGGGATGATGTCGAATGGGAACTCTTCATTAGATTTCAACATGAGCCC GGGCGTTTATATCAATGAACTGTGCCGTGGAGGAAGCAACAAAAACTCTGAATCGAAAGAAACATCGAAAAG GGTCTTGCTCTCCTTACAACTTAAAGAACGTGTGCAAAAGTTGCTCTGCGAG GGACCACCGCTGCTTCGATACAGAGTTCTTAAGCATTATGCCTCTGAGTTCTCAGACGAGGATTTCTTAGAGGCCCTCCAAGAATATGGCTGGTTAGTTCAAGGTTTATGGACTCCCAAAACTAGTCTACTAAAACTAGACGGGCCTGTAGGAGCTTCCAGGGATTATCTCCTGTGTCTGTTCAGCAAGAAGACAACTATAAAGTACTCCGAGGTTGAAGCGATGGGTGGCCTTAAGGATAAGGCGAAAACTATGTTGACTGCATTTGCCAAAGAAAGGCCTCTGCTAAACGATTGGAAGTTCAAAGAGCCCACTGATGTCTCATTCATAAAATCCTACCCAGCGATTGTTATGGAGCAAGATAATTTTCTTgcggaaaagaaagagaagctaGAGTCAGTAATGAGTACCCAAGGAGGAAAAAGTAGAGCTAATAACAGGAGGAATGTTGTTGGAAAAAATGCATCAGTTACAGTTAAACCGGAGGTTCCAACAACCCTCTCTGACAAAGGAGGAAGTTCAAGAAATACGATACCTCGTGCTGACGGACAAAAAATGCCACCGGAACTTCAAAGGGCGTTACCAAAGGCCTTAAAGAAGGTGTTTCAAACTCACAAAGTTTGCAG CTACGAGACAATCTGCCAAGGACTTAGGGATCTTGCAGTTTCGACATCGAATAATCCAAAAGCTGATTCGGGCATGGCAGTGAATGTGGCGTTAGCTGTAGATGCTTACCAAGACAATCTCCGAGAAGTTATAAGTGATGTGGCTGTTGACATTTACGGCTCTTTTGTCTCTAAGTCGTCTCCAGACCACCCAGAATATGATGCTTTGAG GGACGTGGTGATTGAGCTCTTACGTGATAATCCACCTGGAACAAGGCTTATGAAGGCTCAAGTATTTACAGTAGGCAGGACCAAGCTTGCACGTGAAATCACCAACAACGAATACATAAAG GTGATGCACGACATTTGTGAAACCAACTCTTCAGGATGGGTTTTACAGAAAGCTCGATGA
- the LOC104725450 gene encoding ER membrane protein complex subunit 6, which yields MGSVEKRSKDVMSDIPTFSAENLQNNLKVIQNSRTFLSIIAGVLAGIIGFNGLTGFVFYFVVMLITSVGLMAKAGFSADLYFDSLNRVLFDGFLGGLMSFVLFWTFAYDLVHIF from the exons ATGGGTTCTGTTGAGAAGAGATCAAAGGATGTCATGAGTGACATCCCAACCTTCAGTGCTGAGAATTTGCAGAACAATTTGAAAGTCATACAGAACAG CCGGACGTTTCTGTCTATCATAGCTGGTGTCCTTGCAGGAATAATTGGATTCAATGGCTTGACTGGTTTTGTATTTTACTTTGTTGTGATGTTGATCACATCAGTTGGGCTCATGGCTAAGGCAGGGTTCTCAGCTGACTTGTACTTTGATTCGTTGAATCGGGTCCTTTTTGACGGCTTTCTTGGTGGCCTTATG tcgTTTGTGCTGTTCTGGAC ATTTGCATATGACTTGGTGCACATATTCTGA
- the LOC104725451 gene encoding biogenesis of lysosome-related organelles complex 1 subunit 2-like gives MAESRDDLAESLQNLFTSVSTMVKSELQGTNNHLDLLEKMNLRVASEYDDLGDVASGLRVFAEQMKSKSGGFDEFVGQIDAIEKQVSEFEAVISVLDRYVSVLESKIRTEYRHPHHRRSNESVVTD, from the exons ATGGCGGAATCGCGTGATGATCTAGCTGAATCGCTACAAAACCTCTTCACAAGTGTATCAACCATGGTCAAATCCGAGCTCCAG GGAACGAACAACCATCTGGATTTATTGGAGAAGATGAATCTGAGAGTTGCGTCGGAGTACGATGATCTCGGTGACGTGGCATCTGGGCTGAGGGTTTTCGCGGAGCAGATGAAATCAAAAAGCGGTGGCTTTGATGAGTTTGTCGGACAAATTGACGCGATCGAGAAACAAGTGTCGGAGTTTGAAGCTGTGATCTCTGTTCTAGATCGCTATGTCTCTGTTCTCGAATCCAAAATTCGAACTGAGTATCGTCATCCTCATCATCGTCGCTCTAATGAATCTGTTGTTACTGATTAA